Proteins encoded in a region of the Anaerolineales bacterium genome:
- a CDS encoding NifB/NifX family molybdenum-iron cluster-binding protein — translation MKIALTTSGNDLSAPLDSRFGRAPKFIVFDLDAGSFEVVDNQKNLNAAQGAGYQSAEAVVRTGAKALISGHCGPNAFRALQAAGVKVYTAETGTVAEALEQYKAGKLAEAGSADVGGHW, via the coding sequence ATGAAGATCGCCTTGACGACATCGGGCAACGATCTTTCCGCGCCGCTCGACAGCCGTTTCGGCCGGGCGCCGAAGTTCATCGTGTTCGACCTCGACGCCGGTTCGTTCGAAGTCGTCGACAACCAGAAAAACCTTAACGCGGCCCAGGGCGCAGGCTACCAATCCGCCGAGGCCGTCGTCCGCACGGGGGCGAAGGCGCTCATCTCCGGGCACTGCGGCCCGAACGCCTTCCGCGCCCTGCAAGCGGCCGGGGTGAAGGTTTACACCGCCGAGACCGGGACGGTCGCCGAGGCGCTTGAGCAGTATAAAGCCGGCAAGCTGGCCGAGGCCGGCTCGGCCGACGTCGGGGGGCACTGGTGA
- a CDS encoding DUF89 family protein: protein MKTNLECIPCLVRQALDAARLTTADAAVHERILREVLRWTSAMDLALPPPLLAQRIHRRLREITGQADPYREAKARQNQTAAGLLPRFREQIAAAADPLGAAVRLAVAANLIDMGAKSGWNEADVPGELKRAARARLAGDLEGLRAAVARARRILYLADNAGEIFFDRLLLEQLPRERVTLAVRGAPVINDATREDARAAGLDTMIEVIDNGSDAPGTLLADCSPEFQRRYAGADLILSKGQGNFESLSGEPGNIFFLFRVKCPVTAGMTGEPVGTHVLARQGVDDVVRSETVSAGS, encoded by the coding sequence ATGAAGACGAACCTGGAATGCATCCCCTGCCTCGTGCGTCAGGCGCTCGATGCGGCCCGGCTGACCACGGCGGATGCAGCCGTCCACGAGCGGATCCTGCGCGAGGTCCTGCGCTGGACGTCGGCTATGGACCTGGCCTTGCCGCCGCCCCTGCTCGCCCAGCGCATTCACCGGCGGCTGCGCGAAATCACCGGCCAGGCGGATCCATACCGGGAAGCAAAGGCGCGTCAAAACCAGACGGCGGCCGGCTTGTTGCCCCGCTTTCGCGAGCAAATCGCCGCCGCGGCGGATCCCCTGGGCGCGGCGGTACGCCTGGCGGTGGCGGCCAATTTGATCGACATGGGCGCAAAATCCGGTTGGAACGAGGCCGATGTGCCGGGAGAATTAAAGCGGGCCGCTAGGGCGCGCCTGGCCGGCGACCTGGAAGGCCTGCGGGCGGCCGTCGCGCGCGCCCGCCGGATCCTGTACCTCGCGGACAACGCCGGGGAGATTTTTTTCGACCGGCTTCTGCTCGAACAGCTTCCCCGGGAACGGGTGACGCTGGCGGTCCGCGGCGCGCCGGTGATTAACGACGCCACCCGCGAGGACGCCCGCGCGGCCGGATTGGATACAATGATCGAAGTGATCGACAACGGCTCCGACGCACCCGGCACGCTGCTCGCGGATTGCAGCCCGGAATTCCAACGCCGCTACGCCGGAGCGGACCTGATCCTGTCCAAGGGACAGGGCAACTTCGAGAGTCTGTCCGGCGAGCCGGGGAATATTTTCTTCCTCTTCCGGGTCAAATGCCCGGTGACGGCCGGAATGACAGGCGAACCGGTGGGAACGCACGTCTTGGCCCGTCAAGGCGTGGATGATGTCGTCCGTTCCGAAACCGTTTCCGCCGGATCTTGA
- a CDS encoding DUF5320 domain-containing protein, with protein sequence MPRGDRTGPTGMGPMTGRGLGYCSGSGAPGYAAPGPGRGMGMGGGRGFGMGRGRGWRNMYYATGLPAWARSGPYAAPYQTPDPEWEKQALKNQSDALQAQLEQIRKRLEDLESDRSGK encoded by the coding sequence ATGCCACGAGGAGACCGCACAGGACCGACGGGGATGGGGCCGATGACCGGGCGCGGGCTCGGGTATTGCTCGGGCTCGGGCGCGCCGGGATACGCCGCGCCGGGACCGGGGCGCGGGATGGGGATGGGCGGCGGACGCGGATTTGGGATGGGCCGCGGACGCGGCTGGCGCAACATGTACTACGCCACCGGATTGCCGGCCTGGGCGCGTTCGGGCCCGTATGCCGCGCCGTATCAAACTCCCGATCCGGAATGGGAAAAACAGGCGCTCAAGAACCAGTCCGACGCTTTGCAGGCCCAACTGGAGCAGATCCGCAAACGGCTCGAAGACCTTGAATCGGACCGATCCGGGAAATGA
- a CDS encoding redoxin domain-containing protein, protein AWLRTIKEKIEYKGMKNVEVKFPLIEDITMDVAKKYGMIQPGESSTKAVRAVFYVDPKGVVRTILYYPLSLGRNFEELYRVLIALQTADAFSVALPADWQPGDDVIVPTAGSCGVAKERMESKDADLHCYDWFFCTKKLAKETVLGTVLKKK, encoded by the coding sequence CGCCTGGCTGCGGACGATCAAGGAAAAAATCGAATACAAGGGGATGAAGAACGTCGAGGTCAAGTTCCCGCTGATCGAAGACATCACCATGGATGTGGCCAAGAAATACGGGATGATCCAGCCCGGGGAAAGCTCGACCAAAGCCGTGCGGGCGGTCTTTTACGTGGATCCCAAAGGCGTCGTCCGCACGATTCTGTACTACCCGCTCAGCCTGGGGCGCAACTTCGAGGAGCTGTACCGGGTGTTGATCGCCTTGCAGACCGCCGACGCCTTCTCGGTGGCCCTGCCGGCGGACTGGCAGCCGGGCGATGACGTGATCGTCCCGACCGCCGGCTCGTGCGGCGTGGCCAAGGAGCGCATGGAGAGCAAGGACGCGGATCTGCACTGCTACGACTGGTTCTTCTGCACCAAGAAGCTCGCCAAGGAAACCGTGTTGGGCACCGTGCTGAAAAAGAAATGA
- the tsaA gene encoding tRNA (N6-threonylcarbamoyladenosine(37)-N6)-methyltransferase TrmO, whose translation MRFRPIGVIRSNHTDPEQIPIQPAFAAGCEGRAEILPEFAAGLDGLDGFSHIYLLYHLHRAGSPQFRVKPFLVNKQTGVFATRAPCRPNAIGLSIVGLLRREGNVLHLDRIDVLDGTPLLDIKPYTARFDRIEGTRNGWQDGLADEEAVRARGRRRYEKP comes from the coding sequence ATCCGCTTCCGCCCGATCGGGGTGATCCGGAGCAACCATACCGATCCGGAACAAATCCCCATCCAACCCGCTTTCGCGGCGGGATGCGAGGGGAGGGCGGAAATCCTGCCCGAGTTCGCTGCCGGTCTGGACGGTCTGGACGGGTTTTCGCACATCTACCTGCTCTATCACCTGCACCGGGCCGGGTCGCCGCAATTTCGGGTGAAGCCCTTCCTGGTCAATAAGCAAACGGGCGTGTTCGCCACGCGAGCCCCGTGCCGGCCGAATGCGATCGGGCTCAGCATCGTCGGGCTGCTTCGCCGCGAGGGAAACGTGCTACACCTCGATCGGATCGACGTGCTCGACGGAACGCCGCTCCTGGACATCAAGCCCTACACCGCGCGCTTCGACCGCATCGAGGGGACGCGCAACGGCTGGCAGGACGGTCTGGCGGACGAGGAAGCGGTCCGGGCAAGGGGCCGGCGCCGGTACGAAAAACCATGA